From a region of the Pseudanabaena sp. ABRG5-3 genome:
- the pds gene encoding 15-cis-phytoene desaturase, which translates to MRVAIAGGGLAGLSCAKYLVDLGHQPILLERSNVLGGLVAAWKDADGDWIETGLHNFFGAYPNMLQLMGELNILDRLQWKRHALIFNQPENPGVLSWFDVPDIPSPFNIIVSILRNNDMLTWNQKIRFAIGLIPAIVRGDDYVVSMDKYTFEEWLEMRGIGKDITTDIFIAVCKSLKFIDPDVISATIPLRALNKFLQQKDGSKIAYLDGAPPERLCQPIVDYVVARGGEVHTGVALKEIVTDAEGNVEKLIVQGTDGSPSREILADAYVSAMSVDAFKNYIPDTWQGLPYFKQLDNLEGVPVISVQIWFDRKLTDIDHTLFSRSPLLSVYSDMSNSCKEYADPDKSMLELVFAPAADWIDRPNSEIVEATLNELAKLFPQHLPSPAKVLKSHVVKTPRSIYTATPNREQFRPSQATPIANFFLSGSYTAQPFFGSMEGAVLSGKLTAQEIHKASQSANQKASQSSGSKVLGRTSNENQSNPSVVSA; encoded by the coding sequence ATGCGCGTGGCGATCGCTGGAGGAGGGTTAGCAGGATTATCCTGTGCCAAGTATTTGGTGGATTTAGGACATCAGCCGATTTTGCTAGAGCGCAGTAACGTTCTCGGCGGCTTAGTAGCAGCATGGAAGGATGCAGATGGCGACTGGATCGAAACGGGACTACATAACTTTTTTGGTGCTTATCCCAATATGTTGCAACTGATGGGTGAGCTAAATATCCTCGATCGCCTGCAATGGAAGCGCCATGCGTTAATTTTTAATCAACCCGAAAATCCGGGGGTATTGTCATGGTTTGATGTACCCGATATCCCCTCGCCCTTTAATATCATTGTCTCGATTCTTCGTAACAACGATATGCTCACTTGGAATCAAAAGATTCGGTTTGCGATCGGGCTAATTCCTGCGATCGTGCGCGGCGATGACTATGTTGTCTCGATGGACAAATACACCTTCGAGGAATGGCTAGAGATGCGCGGCATCGGTAAGGACATTACCACCGATATTTTTATTGCCGTTTGCAAATCCCTCAAATTTATCGATCCCGATGTGATTTCGGCAACGATTCCCCTCCGCGCCCTCAACAAATTTCTCCAACAAAAAGACGGCTCGAAAATTGCCTATCTTGATGGCGCACCCCCTGAACGTCTCTGTCAGCCCATCGTTGATTATGTCGTAGCCAGAGGCGGCGAAGTGCATACAGGCGTGGCTCTCAAGGAAATCGTCACCGATGCCGAAGGCAATGTTGAAAAATTAATCGTCCAAGGTACAGATGGTTCCCCCAGTCGCGAAATCTTAGCTGATGCCTATGTTTCGGCAATGTCAGTGGACGCATTTAAAAACTATATTCCTGATACTTGGCAAGGCTTGCCCTATTTTAAGCAGCTAGACAACCTTGAAGGCGTACCCGTAATTAGTGTGCAGATCTGGTTCGATCGCAAACTTACGGATATTGATCACACCCTATTTTCGCGATCGCCTTTGCTTAGCGTTTACTCAGATATGAGCAACTCCTGCAAGGAATATGCCGACCCTGACAAATCGATGCTAGAGCTAGTATTTGCCCCTGCGGCGGATTGGATTGATCGCCCCAATAGCGAAATCGTGGAAGCAACTCTCAATGAACTTGCTAAGCTATTTCCGCAGCATCTCCCCAGTCCTGCCAAAGTCTTAAAGTCCCATGTCGTCAAGACTCCGCGATCGATTTATACAGCTACTCCCAACCGTGAGCAATTCCGTCCTAGTCAAGCCACACCGATCGCTAATTTCTTTTTGTCAGGTAGCTATACAGCACAGCCCTTTTTTGGGAGTATGGAAGGGGCGGTACTTTCTGGTAAGCTAACAGCACAGGAAATCCATAAAGCAAGTCAAAGCGCAAATCAAAAAGCAAGTCAATCTTCTGGAAGTAAAGTCCTTGGTCGAACCTCTAACGAAAACCAGTCAAATCCATCTGTCGTCAGTGCCTAA
- a CDS encoding Uma2 family endonuclease, with amino-acid sequence MVIISGQRLPTAEELPHSDDTPVDNELQNHIPNLLLNILLSIWGDRQDWFFGVDMAVYYDPNKPQIVPDGFLAMGVPRNTGDRGRLSYLLWQEQYVLPKLVLEVVSEKYNGEYEKKLEDYQSIGVLYYVIYNPLAGKQSRYKQRQPLEVYQLVNQKYQLLTGNPVWLPEIGLAIGYENADHANWEREWLFWYDETGQRYLTDREKIAAAESTILAMWEANEQERQAKEKLENYLRSMGINPDDI; translated from the coding sequence ATGGTCATTATTTCTGGTCAGCGTTTGCCCACCGCCGAAGAACTGCCTCACAGTGACGATACCCCCGTGGATAACGAGCTTCAAAATCATATTCCCAATCTTTTATTAAATATTCTGCTCAGTATTTGGGGTGATCGCCAAGATTGGTTTTTTGGTGTAGATATGGCGGTGTATTACGATCCTAATAAACCGCAGATTGTGCCTGATGGTTTTTTAGCTATGGGCGTACCTCGCAATACAGGCGATCGCGGTCGGCTGAGCTATTTGTTATGGCAAGAACAATATGTCTTACCAAAATTAGTACTAGAGGTTGTCTCCGAAAAATACAATGGCGAATATGAGAAAAAGCTAGAGGACTATCAAAGTATTGGGGTGCTTTACTATGTGATTTACAATCCCTTAGCAGGAAAGCAATCAAGATATAAGCAACGCCAACCTTTAGAGGTTTATCAACTGGTCAATCAAAAATATCAGCTATTAACAGGTAATCCTGTATGGCTTCCTGAGATTGGTTTAGCGATCGGTTATGAAAACGCAGATCATGCCAACTGGGAACGGGAATGGTTATTTTGGTATGACGAAACAGGTCAAAGGTATTTAACTGATCGCGAGAAGATCGCGGCAGCAGAATCAACTATTTTGGCAATGTGGGAAGCAAATGAGCAAGAGCGTCAAGCTAAGGAAAAATTAGAAAATTATCTTAGGTCAATGGGGATTAACCCTGACGACATTTAA
- the menA gene encoding 2-carboxy-1,4-naphthoquinone phytyltransferase has translation MVKSLVDSPELSSKPSRKLWMAAIKLPMYSVAIVPIATGTAIAYRDTGVINWGIFLTFLVSAILILVWENLCNDVFDAETGIDVNKAHSVVNLTGKKNVIFAIANICLLAGISGVLAISWLQQDLFVVSAIAICCFLGYIYQGPPFRLGYQGLGEILCFFAFGPLGVSAAYYSQAKSWSVGSLAAAIIVGIITSLILFCSHFNQVADDLAAGKKSPVVRLGTKRSAQLLPWLCGVIYAITIAAIICNFFPIWTAIILISLPIAWKLCTFIGENHDQADLLLNCRFIAVALHFVVGSGLSISLIF, from the coding sequence ATGGTAAAAAGCCTCGTTGATTCCCCTGAGCTATCTTCTAAGCCATCTCGCAAGCTATGGATGGCGGCGATTAAATTACCAATGTATAGTGTGGCGATCGTACCGATCGCTACAGGTACGGCGATCGCCTATCGCGATACTGGGGTAATTAACTGGGGCATTTTTTTAACCTTTCTGGTTTCGGCAATTTTGATTTTGGTTTGGGAAAATCTCTGTAATGACGTATTTGACGCGGAGACAGGGATTGATGTCAACAAGGCGCATTCGGTGGTCAATCTCACAGGCAAGAAAAATGTGATCTTTGCGATCGCCAATATTTGCTTACTGGCAGGAATTAGTGGCGTATTGGCGATTTCATGGCTACAGCAGGATTTATTTGTGGTCAGTGCGATCGCCATTTGTTGTTTTCTGGGCTATATCTACCAAGGGCCACCTTTTCGATTGGGCTATCAAGGCTTGGGCGAAATTTTATGCTTTTTTGCCTTTGGACCCTTGGGCGTTTCCGCCGCCTATTACAGTCAAGCCAAGTCTTGGTCAGTAGGTTCCCTTGCTGCCGCGATCATTGTCGGGATTATCACTAGCTTGATTTTGTTCTGCTCCCATTTCAATCAAGTTGCCGATGATTTGGCAGCAGGGAAAAAATCTCCTGTGGTACGACTAGGAACGAAGCGATCGGCGCAACTTTTGCCTTGGCTCTGTGGGGTGATTTATGCCATTACGATCGCGGCGATCATTTGTAACTTTTTCCCCATCTGGACAGCGATTATCTTGATCAGCTTACCGATCGCATGGAAGTTATGTACCTTCATTGGCGAGAATCATGATCAAGCCGATCTATTACTAAATTGTCGATTTATTGCAGTGGCTTTACATTTTGTTGTTGGTTCAGGGTTGAGTATTAGCTTGATTTTCTAA
- a CDS encoding cation-translocating P-type ATPase, which produces MRTVINPQELTGLSEQEVSQRLQNEGYNELPASDRRNIWGIIWEIASEPIFLLLLGCGGIYLFLGDAQEALILLGFVFFIVGINLYQEQKTEKSLEALRDLSSPRALVIRDGQRKRIAGREVVRGDLIVIAEGDRIPADGVLLWSTHLTVDESLLTGESLPVRKVAVDDSLQLPVNRAGGDDLPYVYSGTLAVQGQAIIEVQATGSKTEMGKIGKALQTIEQEDSKLQKETRRIVKQLTIIAIAICIIAVVIYGITRGDWLHGVLAGLALGMAILPNEIPVVLAIFLALGAWRFSLQNVLTRRIPVVETLGSATVLCVDKTGTLTLNQMTVQQLFVYQEGSQNPAFYDLTLHEREALPEDFHRLIEYGILASRKDPFDPMEKALKLVGSQLLAGTEHLHDDWNTLREYPLSGELRAMSCVWEPIAGGAKEIAAKGAPEAIADLCHFSPERLTDLELQANIMAASGLRVLGVAKGYLSPNSPRHRPPTDGSLPSRQHDFDFEFIGLVGLTDPVRPTVAPAIAECYQAGIRVVMITGDYPSTAQNIAKQIGLNSGEVITGAELEQMTEEQLRSRIRSTNIFARVVPEQKLLIVNALKQSGEIVAMTGDGVNDAPALKAAHIGIAMGGRGTDVARESADLVLLNDDFTSIVESVKLGRRIFDNLKKGMAYTLAVHVPIAGISLVPIFMQWSLVLLPIHIAFLHLIIDPACTIAFEAEAAEANVMQRPPRNPKEPLFDRRTLWLTLLQGLSVLAVLVIVYAIANYQGKFAPDIILCNAGACGARGLVFTTLIVSNLAMILTNRSWTRTILSTMKVPNASIWWIISGAIVFLGLILYVPFLRQLFQFSYLQPEDLAIALLSGIASVIWFEFLKWRNA; this is translated from the coding sequence ATGAGAACTGTAATTAATCCTCAAGAGTTAACAGGACTCTCAGAACAGGAAGTCAGCCAACGCCTTCAAAATGAGGGATATAATGAACTGCCAGCTAGCGATCGCCGCAATATTTGGGGAATTATTTGGGAAATTGCTAGCGAACCGATTTTCTTGTTATTACTTGGTTGCGGCGGTATTTATCTATTTCTCGGTGATGCTCAGGAAGCATTGATATTACTAGGTTTTGTGTTTTTTATTGTGGGAATTAATCTTTATCAAGAGCAGAAGACCGAAAAATCCCTCGAAGCTTTGCGCGACCTATCCAGTCCTCGCGCCCTTGTCATTCGCGATGGTCAACGGAAGCGGATTGCAGGTCGGGAAGTGGTGCGGGGAGATTTGATTGTGATCGCGGAAGGCGATCGCATTCCTGCGGATGGTGTATTGCTATGGTCAACGCACCTCACCGTTGATGAATCGCTCTTAACAGGGGAATCTCTACCTGTGCGAAAAGTTGCGGTGGATGACAGTTTGCAGCTACCAGTCAATCGGGCTGGTGGTGACGATTTGCCCTATGTCTATTCGGGAACTTTAGCTGTACAGGGACAGGCAATTATTGAAGTCCAAGCCACTGGCTCCAAAACGGAGATGGGCAAAATCGGTAAGGCTCTCCAAACAATCGAGCAGGAAGATTCTAAGCTGCAAAAGGAAACGCGACGGATTGTTAAACAATTGACGATTATTGCGATCGCTATTTGTATCATTGCCGTGGTGATTTATGGAATTACTCGCGGCGATTGGCTGCATGGTGTATTAGCAGGTTTAGCTCTGGGGATGGCGATTTTGCCCAATGAAATTCCTGTAGTTCTCGCCATCTTCTTAGCATTGGGGGCATGGCGATTTTCGCTGCAAAATGTCCTTACGCGAAGGATTCCTGTTGTTGAAACCCTTGGCTCTGCAACAGTCCTCTGTGTGGATAAAACAGGAACACTCACCCTCAATCAAATGACGGTGCAGCAATTATTTGTTTATCAAGAAGGTTCGCAAAATCCTGCTTTTTACGATCTCACCTTGCATGAGCGAGAAGCCTTGCCAGAGGATTTCCATCGCTTAATTGAATATGGCATTCTCGCCAGTCGCAAAGATCCTTTTGATCCGATGGAAAAGGCTCTCAAATTAGTTGGTTCTCAGCTACTAGCAGGTACAGAGCATCTCCATGATGATTGGAACACTTTGCGCGAATATCCCTTGTCAGGAGAGTTACGAGCCATGTCCTGTGTGTGGGAACCCATCGCAGGTGGTGCAAAGGAAATCGCCGCTAAAGGTGCGCCTGAAGCGATCGCCGATCTTTGTCATTTTAGTCCTGAGAGGCTCACGGATTTGGAGCTACAGGCAAATATCATGGCAGCCTCAGGGTTAAGGGTACTTGGTGTTGCGAAGGGCTACCTTTCTCCTAATAGTCCAAGGCATCGACCACCTACGGATGGTTCCCTACCTTCGCGCCAGCATGATTTTGATTTTGAATTTATTGGTTTAGTTGGCTTAACGGATCCCGTTCGTCCTACGGTTGCCCCTGCGATCGCTGAATGTTATCAAGCAGGAATTCGCGTAGTGATGATTACGGGAGACTATCCCTCAACGGCGCAAAATATTGCGAAACAAATTGGGCTAAACAGTGGGGAAGTGATCACAGGCGCAGAACTCGAACAGATGACGGAAGAACAACTGCGATCGCGAATTCGGAGTACAAATATTTTTGCTCGCGTTGTCCCTGAACAAAAGCTCTTAATTGTAAATGCCCTGAAGCAAAGCGGTGAAATTGTGGCGATGACAGGCGATGGTGTCAATGATGCTCCTGCCCTTAAAGCGGCTCACATTGGGATTGCGATGGGCGGCAGAGGTACAGATGTGGCGAGAGAATCGGCGGATTTAGTGTTACTGAATGATGACTTCACTTCGATTGTGGAATCTGTGAAACTTGGTCGCCGCATTTTCGATAATCTCAAAAAAGGAATGGCATACACCCTCGCCGTTCATGTGCCGATCGCAGGTATCTCCTTAGTTCCCATTTTTATGCAATGGTCGTTAGTACTTTTGCCGATTCATATAGCCTTTCTGCATTTGATTATCGATCCTGCCTGCACGATCGCCTTTGAAGCAGAGGCAGCCGAAGCCAATGTGATGCAGCGTCCACCCCGCAATCCGAAGGAACCACTCTTTGATCGGCGCACATTATGGTTAACACTGTTGCAAGGATTGAGCGTTTTAGCAGTGTTAGTAATTGTCTATGCGATCGCTAATTATCAAGGCAAATTTGCCCCTGATATCATCCTTTGTAATGCGGGAGCCTGTGGTGCAAGGGGCTTAGTCTTCACCACCTTGATTGTGTCTAACCTCGCGATGATTCTCACCAATCGCTCATGGACAAGAACGATCCTCAGCACCATGAAAGTTCCCAATGCTTCAATCTGGTGGATTATTAGTGGCGCGATCGTATTTCTGGGATTAATCCTATACGTTCCTTTTTTAAGGCAACTCTTCCAGTTTTCCTATCTGCAACCCGAAGATTTAGCGATCGCCCTATTATCAGGTATTGCCAGCGTCATTTGGTTTGAGTTCCTCAAATGGAGAAACGCCTAA
- the yidD gene encoding membrane protein insertion efficiency factor YidD, producing MQKRIPIKLPIPNFLHSTTRSLAVTAITGYQRFISPYKGFSCAHRVLYGCESCSQYFKRVITEEGIFTAIANAKGRFQECREANEILKVRKAKCRAIRKYYASRLTSNSVAIESGESDDSEQEPENADATQDGQNPENTDTKKLGGSRWARKERSQVNSTGNNNNCDYGIDDCFDCANCADVITDIPSDCINNFNCDNANCLSGMDCSGFDCGALDCSGLDCGALDCGSCS from the coding sequence ATGCAAAAAAGAATCCCTATCAAGCTCCCAATCCCCAATTTTCTGCATAGTACAACAAGAAGCCTAGCTGTCACTGCTATTACTGGCTACCAAAGATTTATCTCACCATATAAAGGCTTTTCCTGCGCCCATCGTGTTCTTTATGGTTGTGAGTCCTGTTCGCAATATTTTAAGCGGGTAATCACAGAAGAGGGAATCTTCACCGCGATCGCCAATGCTAAGGGGAGATTTCAGGAATGTCGAGAGGCTAATGAAATCTTAAAAGTGCGAAAAGCGAAATGTCGAGCTATTCGTAAGTATTACGCTAGTCGATTAACCTCAAATTCTGTAGCTATCGAATCTGGAGAATCTGACGATTCTGAACAGGAACCTGAAAATGCTGATGCTACTCAAGACGGGCAAAATCCTGAAAATACTGACACGAAAAAACTAGGCGGCTCAAGATGGGCGAGGAAAGAGCGATCACAAGTTAATAGTACTGGCAACAATAATAATTGTGACTATGGGATTGATGATTGCTTTGATTGCGCTAACTGTGCAGATGTGATTACTGACATTCCTAGTGACTGCATCAACAATTTCAATTGTGATAATGCCAACTGTCTATCAGGGATGGATTGCAGTGGGTTCGATTGCGGTGCTTTAGATTGTAGTGGTTTAGACTGTGGTGCTTTAGATTGCGGTAGTTGTAGCTAA
- a CDS encoding NAD(P)H-quinone oxidoreductase subunit 4 translates to MSVAEFPWLTTILLFPLVAAFAIPFIPDKYGKTVRSYAVGVGFVELSLIIYAFWSQYNLHEAAFQMSETYAWIPQIGLNFSLAVDGLSMPLILLTGLITTLAIFASWNVTQKPRLFYFLMLCLYSAQIGVFAAQDLLLFFFMWELELIPVYLLISIWGGAKRLYAATKFILYTALGSIFILVAGLAMAFYGDVTTFNLSELALKQYPIAFELLAYAGFLIAFGVKLPIFPLHTWLPDAHGEASAPVSMVLAGVLLKMGGYALIRFNIEMLPNAHVYFAPLLAVLGVVGIVYGALAAFAQQNLKRRLAYSSISHMGFILVGLASFNDLGVSGAVLQMLSHGLIAGALFFLAGVTYDRTHTLMMDEMGGIAKIMPKAFALMTASAMASLALPGMSGFVSELKIFLGITTSDVYASNFKIVMIFLAAVGVIITPIYLLSTLRQVFYGKPNPALHFDKYVSDAKPREVLVAACLLVPIVAIGLYPKLATQTYDAKTVAVTEQARDAFSLVAQSNPHLYSSGFIAPQLPHTTPQSLLGIVE, encoded by the coding sequence ATGTCTGTTGCAGAATTTCCTTGGCTTACAACAATTCTTTTGTTTCCTCTAGTCGCTGCCTTTGCGATTCCTTTCATTCCAGACAAATACGGCAAGACCGTGCGATCATATGCTGTGGGGGTAGGTTTTGTCGAACTATCTTTAATCATTTACGCATTCTGGAGTCAATATAACCTGCATGAAGCAGCGTTCCAGATGTCCGAAACCTATGCTTGGATTCCTCAAATTGGTTTGAACTTTTCCTTAGCGGTTGATGGCTTATCGATGCCGCTAATTTTATTGACTGGGTTGATTACCACCCTTGCAATTTTTGCGAGTTGGAATGTTACCCAAAAGCCTCGCCTGTTCTACTTCTTGATGCTTTGCCTATATAGCGCTCAGATTGGCGTATTTGCAGCTCAAGACCTATTGCTATTCTTCTTCATGTGGGAATTAGAACTGATTCCTGTGTATTTACTGATTTCGATTTGGGGGGGAGCTAAACGTCTTTACGCCGCAACCAAGTTTATTCTCTACACAGCATTAGGTTCGATTTTCATTCTCGTAGCTGGTTTAGCGATGGCATTTTATGGCGATGTCACCACCTTTAATCTATCGGAATTAGCCTTAAAGCAATATCCGATCGCCTTTGAGTTACTTGCCTATGCTGGTTTCTTAATCGCCTTTGGTGTAAAGTTACCGATTTTCCCACTACATACTTGGTTGCCCGATGCTCACGGGGAAGCTTCTGCACCTGTCTCGATGGTATTAGCAGGTGTTTTGCTAAAAATGGGGGGCTATGCCTTAATCCGTTTCAATATTGAAATGTTGCCAAATGCCCATGTTTACTTTGCACCTTTGCTAGCCGTTTTAGGCGTAGTCGGTATTGTTTATGGAGCATTAGCCGCCTTCGCTCAACAAAATCTCAAGCGTCGCCTCGCCTATTCATCGATTTCCCACATGGGCTTTATCCTAGTAGGACTGGCATCATTTAATGATCTTGGTGTTAGCGGTGCAGTATTGCAAATGCTATCCCACGGTTTGATTGCAGGCGCATTATTCTTTCTAGCGGGTGTCACCTACGATCGCACCCATACTTTAATGATGGACGAAATGGGTGGTATTGCCAAAATCATGCCTAAGGCTTTTGCCTTGATGACTGCTTCGGCAATGGCTTCTCTCGCACTTCCAGGGATGAGTGGATTTGTGAGCGAATTGAAGATTTTCCTTGGTATTACCACCAGCGATGTCTATGCTTCTAACTTCAAGATTGTCATGATCTTCTTAGCGGCTGTCGGTGTGATTATTACCCCAATCTACTTACTCTCAACTTTGCGCCAAGTCTTCTATGGCAAGCCTAATCCAGCTTTGCACTTCGATAAATATGTTAGTGATGCGAAACCTCGCGAAGTGCTTGTCGCTGCTTGTTTACTTGTGCCAATTGTGGCGATCGGTTTGTATCCAAAGTTGGCAACCCAAACCTACGATGCCAAAACTGTAGCGGTTACAGAGCAGGCTCGTGATGCTTTTAGTTTGGTGGCTCAGTCCAACCCACATCTTTATTCATCAGGGTTCATCGCTCCCCAACTTCCACACACAACGCCTCAATCCCTCTTAGGAATTGTCGAATAA
- a CDS encoding NFACT family protein yields MQPADLTTLVALTHELNTACVPARLEQVHQSDRHTIHLQLRTLEKKQWLLLSWHPQAARLHLSAPPPRQPDTFTFSQQILHQVAGFALVSVQLTSPWERVVDLQFAKRPDDVVQWHLYLEVMGKYSNAILVKADREIVTAAHQVSNKQSRVRPIQTGDRYELPPALLEAIPNLNESFDAWRDRLILIPKEIKRNLLSNYRGVSSSLVRSLLLSADIHGDKNVVELTLSEWESLYRAWQIWLTCIDKKQFYPHLEGKGYALTPSPSPAGEGNKTPSPSPKGGEGNKTLTPRPSPLLGEGDMTPLLPPWEKGLGDEGNPLSVNSFCDRYYSQQTGQVAFQQLHQQISQAIQNQLGKLSLKETEFLERLQLSTQADDFKDKADLLMAHLHLWEIGMKEISLPDFHSNELITIPLDPTQNAAQNAQSFYKKHQKQKRAALAIAPLLESVQQEIAYLEQVATAVSLLEQSELSALQEIRAELAQQGYLKVTAEYVARTKGNSKNNKGGKHKSNKGKQDEIPDCHRFTTPNGFEVWVGRNNYQNDLISFRIAGEYDLWLHAQEISGSHVLLRLPAGAIADDHDLQVAANYAAYYSRARQSDQVPVVCTHPKYVFKPKGSKPGMVVYTHEKIMWGQPSSLRITTT; encoded by the coding sequence ATGCAACCTGCCGACCTAACAACACTTGTGGCTTTGACCCATGAGCTAAATACAGCTTGTGTGCCTGCGAGGTTAGAGCAGGTGCATCAGAGCGATCGCCACACGATCCATTTACAATTACGAACTTTAGAAAAGAAACAATGGCTATTGCTGTCATGGCATCCACAGGCTGCTAGACTCCACCTCAGTGCGCCACCACCGAGACAGCCCGATACTTTCACCTTTAGCCAACAGATTTTGCATCAAGTCGCAGGATTTGCCCTTGTCTCTGTGCAGTTGACCAGTCCTTGGGAGCGGGTAGTCGATCTGCAATTTGCCAAACGTCCCGATGATGTGGTGCAGTGGCATCTCTATCTAGAGGTGATGGGCAAATATAGCAACGCAATTTTGGTGAAGGCTGATCGCGAAATCGTCACGGCTGCTCACCAAGTTAGCAATAAACAGTCGCGAGTCCGTCCGATCCAAACAGGCGATCGCTATGAGTTACCACCCGCATTACTCGAAGCAATTCCTAACTTAAATGAATCTTTTGACGCATGGCGCGATCGCCTCATTTTGATTCCCAAGGAAATTAAGCGCAATTTACTGAGCAATTATCGAGGGGTGAGTTCGTCGCTAGTGCGATCGCTATTGCTAAGTGCAGATATTCATGGCGACAAGAATGTTGTCGAGTTAACTCTCTCTGAATGGGAGTCTCTCTATCGCGCTTGGCAGATTTGGCTGACTTGTATTGATAAAAAACAGTTCTATCCTCATTTAGAAGGGAAAGGATATGCCCTCACCCCTAGCCCCTCTCCCGCAGGAGAGGGGAATAAGACCCCTAGCCCCTCTCCCAAAGGGGGAGAGGGAAATAAAACCCTCACCCCTAGACCCTCTCCCCTCTTGGGAGAGGGGGACATGACTCCCCTTCTCCCTCCTTGGGAGAAGGGGTTGGGGGATGAGGGAAATCCTTTATCAGTGAATAGTTTTTGCGATCGCTACTATTCTCAACAAACGGGACAGGTGGCTTTTCAGCAGTTGCATCAGCAGATTAGCCAAGCGATTCAAAATCAGTTAGGGAAGTTAAGTCTTAAGGAGACGGAATTTCTCGAACGGCTGCAACTCTCGACTCAAGCCGATGATTTTAAAGATAAAGCAGATTTGTTAATGGCGCATCTGCACCTCTGGGAAATTGGCATGAAAGAGATTTCTCTTCCTGATTTCCATTCCAATGAATTAATAACTATTCCCCTTGATCCGACTCAGAATGCTGCCCAAAATGCTCAGTCCTTTTATAAAAAACATCAAAAGCAAAAACGGGCTGCCCTTGCGATCGCGCCTTTATTAGAATCTGTGCAACAGGAAATTGCCTATCTAGAGCAGGTTGCCACGGCTGTGAGTTTATTGGAGCAAAGTGAACTATCTGCTTTACAGGAAATTCGTGCAGAACTAGCGCAACAGGGATATCTCAAGGTGACAGCCGAATATGTGGCGCGTACTAAAGGGAATTCTAAAAATAATAAGGGTGGCAAGCATAAAAGTAATAAAGGTAAGCAGGACGAAATTCCTGATTGTCACCGCTTTACGACTCCCAATGGCTTTGAAGTGTGGGTAGGTCGCAATAACTATCAAAATGATTTGATTTCCTTCCGCATTGCAGGGGAATATGACCTCTGGCTCCATGCCCAAGAAATCTCTGGTAGCCATGTGTTGCTACGCTTACCCGCAGGGGCGATCGCCGATGACCACGATCTCCAAGTCGCCGCTAACTATGCCGCCTATTACAGTCGAGCGCGTCAAAGTGATCAAGTGCCTGTGGTCTGTACTCATCCCAAATATGTGTTTAAGCCTAAAGGCTCAAAACCGGGGATGGTTGTCTATACCCATGAAAAGATTATGTGGGGACAGCCAAGCTCTCTAAGAATTACAACAACCTAA
- a CDS encoding DUF6679 family protein, protein MLHRKIYQLCEAKSDVWIYLRDQGRWLERARILDIEGDVVTIRYETEDEDEVCSWEEMVRLESIGAVTQRLSSVTKTGMSSSDLLVSDDCPEAEQIRPRLDPDK, encoded by the coding sequence ATGCTACATCGCAAAATATATCAACTTTGTGAAGCCAAGAGCGATGTTTGGATTTACCTGAGGGATCAGGGACGTTGGCTAGAAAGAGCCAGAATACTAGATATTGAAGGAGACGTAGTAACAATTCGTTACGAGACTGAAGACGAAGATGAGGTTTGCTCTTGGGAAGAAATGGTTAGATTAGAGAGTATTGGTGCGGTAACGCAAAGACTATCATCGGTTACAAAAACAGGGATGTCATCCAGCGATTTATTGGTGTCCGATGATTGTCCTGAAGCTGAACAAATCCGACCCCGCCTCGATCCTGACAAATAA